In the genome of Girardinichthys multiradiatus isolate DD_20200921_A chromosome 7, DD_fGirMul_XY1, whole genome shotgun sequence, one region contains:
- the spegb gene encoding striated muscle preferentially expressed protein kinase: MRKADATMTLKKGADEAAAPPSPIIPPKRSKTSPEQIAPESRGPGHPNPSPPVFIRKMRNAAVGTGCDIRLKVTVAGDPQPSLYWYHNDELLNMENQEYGGLWIRDCKPSDAGLYTCIANNHLGEARTSAVLAVLDLGEDSETTEDEGGDQFETKEDRGDVEDQAVHAVMDKCGQDKSRTHGHEDLSTRSQPEDFARESPPQVLPPPSPRLVKRAPSSPMPSRCGSTTPVSSRRKTVVPTEYQDTVPGEFEEKTKQAKSVSPGGGKDSRPQTPLSESSRKEFTLRPSPKLTRASSKVFEKVRGLEERRRSLDIPEGSTSGRSWAGFNRAGSVDSDDGGSRLGISRESSREDLREALKEDAAERRSIFKQRAASLEEKPRYSQKVQDIENKFTEELQRIKKLVGKPHLKKSFSTEQLTLKGRHRQPFRKIEPIPPQVLQKLQERERMQWEKEQREKELSQLQMQQQQQELYQYQPQKTITGSTAITTGRFRDVPGPPESVQLSELPGQRYIRELHRVSPVTEIVPRSSSPALHQQQRAKSPNVTMTLRKVERRPPSPLVQRVSRIQEYPHIQEPDSTGKTPVEEALRKIENRPESPLVQKRPVIMQDHALQPRPKSPRVTSITPTEDMMEVEVSKPVSNLKVPTIIVEDERMDEDVPAKTKESKQMSAKEGKPLKTKGKNRRPRPLSPELDSSDDSYMSAGEDPMEAPVFEFTLQNTVASAGADVLLKTIIVGTPSPEVTWTKDNIDITGMLNYLVKVEGERHSLLIKSVKTTDSGKYSVTAVNQVGRATSSATLTVKADSVQEPKGSLGLPMEISSPITSDEEYLSPLEEVMDFGVQEPRQTIDARFREPPAFLATMTNQAVTEGQEVTMSVRITGQPKPMLYWLRDRVTVKTDARHIVRETSDGTFAMTIRSAVRSDSGVYTCRIINEYGTKQCDARLDIKAPPVELSLSVIRPLRDITAKAGETVLFECHVIGPNDTDVDWLADGKLIQPALLNCKMHFDGRKCRLLLNSVHEDDSGTYMCKLSTAKEEVTSSGKLKVVPSLEPLFTRKLDVLEVIEGRNARFDCKVSGTPPPKVIWSHFDQPLIESEDIRIVQESGRHSLIISHVTSDDEGFYTIRAQNSHGEAENSAELYIQEPRPAISSQMAKLEKMPSIPEEPEVPENEVERFTMPDFIKPLYDLDVIEGKEAVLKCKVAGLPYPTIAWFHNGKRIESTEDRKMMQFRDVHSLVIRSVCHAHGGVYKSVIANKVGKATCYAHLYVTDILPDPPDGTPVIESITGKTITLSWKKPRRLDPSIDPSSLMYAIQQQALGSIQWIIITSGLKETTYTIATLSKGVRYAFRVLTITSKAFSKPSPATDPVQLLDRGPYLQEAPVIIDKPDIVYVIENQSVTISITLNHVNTAVTWKRKGVTLTNKQGLYEMAMPDDDQHTLKLLKVKAFDVGELTFVATNEFGSDSCSFSVETAATPTFETIMEDLDVCAGETPRFAVVVEGKPVPDILWFKGDILLSESSHYTFVYDDNECSLVILNAHPEDSGVYTCTARNLAGSVSCKAELTVHEAKRKEEPMDDEESILRKMRRLTDYYDIHKEIGRGAFCYVKRVKQKATKMEYAAKFISTRAKKKASALREMRLLSKLDHQRVLYFHDAFEKKNTVIIITEICHEELLDRFTRKSTILESDVRSCVRQLLEGVDYLHHLNIIHLDIKPDNILMADLQSDHIRLCDFGNSVEVTPDEAQYCKYGTPEFIAPEIVDQTPVSKATDIWPVGVIAYLCLTGISPFAGQSDRSSVLNIRNYNVAFEENMFADLCREAKGFIIKLLVADRLRPDTQECLRHPWFKILSKGKAISTEGLKKFASRRKWQRSIISYKSKMVMRSIPELLNDSSSHISIAVPRHQKEGSPLPSSSSDSEEDIDELPFIPMPLNMDFSGSRMSLNDIQSNEQETGKGNEKGQWSGPPSHPQEAMEWDSQEQETVRGEARGKGHLWKRPSEDNDKGFSEESPAELIQKSELSRKPLKRGSSMESDKAEGGRQRGELRRGGSADSALLLRITPEEGAGEENPEEGRRVLKKAVSMELPRRSTSPGTAKMSQEDYALKLELMRQRLLRGGSVDNKMSGLRGPLLETLGMGDDKRAISLDRYSRTARLGPPPLTRAASSDFAKDEVPKPKVLRKSTSFSQGDSEPIALHRRSGAPLEIPVAQVAERRLKEAISMSALTEQTKLDSRPETPRESSPKPPTPEPVVQETQSKTESQDSLMEKETRTDESVNEKMDGLTADSNFDERSSTSGFSEKDMSISEEPLTEADNVGQRIHTPPDMALSSREEEKMQEEIERERKEHKESQEFSRKDYAVESKAKENVEEKTSTPIKSSEMVISTSSVMVKPTQELYQPPGTVTSTYIAPSLPARVVLPDGRMSAYASIMQTIIVPSLQPLNEAPLAPSTPVMVPVTTSASGTAQTSSPESTSSNLPGSPKPILMSTTKHPAVYSRVASPEMITKEPSPPKIATQTSSQQDLSAGADLEDMTSEEVFEARFKKRESSLSRSLKFLSRSKNEDRLPAIQAAADTSEEIYRPGPIGAPLQLASRRLEEKSKSVQDLREAQKDQGFMRRLSMRLKRTPSTERTDEVLKEEDSVGSRRRLSWTLGRRGSQEKKEVEMTRMDGEGDKPVEEKELKKPNESPVLAMRRKIESTMAGISTRIRSYSEERRAAEDKETKRTPILSILRRSTSESRAMKASTFPQNQLASQASNGASSESLDSMSSLKSETSKGMEVEQRSRWDRWGLTRGKREKTVSQPDIPTAISRDNSSLRSRQYSKLASDFPPVFHIKLRDHVLLEGDPVTLSCLPAGSPHPHITWLKDKKPLKIDARMNMISCPDGRQLLMIMQTTKKDAGVYECAATNPLASVSSSCTISLARLPNCPGTPEIPQKYNNTALVVWRPSDTMAPCTYSLERRAKGESNWLIVATGVADCYYNVTDLPAGGAFRFRVACVNKAGQGPYSNLSDVVTLDPTEPTKSSASVVVKTVPVTSPPPPVVMMSSMKVPPIKPAPSKSTTVTSGPAPASSLAKSPSPVTIKPVAQVSAGQPAGTMPITPPSVEQAPVQTPVTPVTSPKAKTSISISVSKTQAKLAPPPVVPPKPQSPVLTLTSMTNKPPSPVSMSAPPIGKPISSLPKYVPAATSRFTPPSQVASTPATTESSVTPVMISPPVVIVQSLTPVLQGGDSHSTPTGRTTPSGRLTPSGRRTPLGKPGEGSLRQGVPQKPYTFMDEKARGRFGVIRECRENATGNLFMAKIVPYEVDTKQAVLQEYDILKSLHHDRIMALHEAYVTPRYLVLISEYCSGRELLYSLIDRFRYSEDDVVTYIVQILQGLDYLHARRILHLDIKPENIIVTHMNLIKIIDFGSAQTYNPLFLKQFSPPIGTLEYMSPEMLKGDVVGPPADIWSVGVMTFIMLSGRSPFMENDPQETEARILAAKFDLSKLYQNVSQSASLFLKKILCSYPWARPSIKDCFSNSWLQDAYLMRLRRQTLTFTTTRLKELLADQQRQRQEVATKHKVLLRSYQSSPQTPTSPTMPTVPMSASTPVTQ; this comes from the exons AAGCCAGCCAGaagattttgcaagagaatCTCCTCCCCAAGTTCTTCCACCGCCATCGCCGAGGCTGGTCAAACGTGCCCCCTCTTCTCCAATGCCAAGTCGCTGTGGTTCAACCACTCCTGTCAGCTCGCGTAGGAAAACTGTTGTGCCAACTGAATACCAAGACACAGTTCCAGGGGAGTTTGAGGAAAAGACTAAGCAGGCAAAAAGTGTTTCTCCGGGAGGGGGAAAAGACTCCAGACCACAGACCCCACTGAGTGAGTCATCCCGGAAAGAGTTCACCCTCAGGCCTTCTCCAAAGCTTACAAGGGCAAGTTCAAAGGTTTTTGAGAAGGTCCGTGGCTTAGAGGAGCGAAGACGAAGTCTTGATATTCCAGAAGGTTCCACCTCAGGCAGATCCTGGGCAGGGTTCAACCGCGCTGGCTCTGTAGACTCAGACGATGGTGGAAGCCGTTTGGGCATCTCCAGAGAAAGTTCAAGAGAAGATCTAAGAGAGGCACTGAAAGAGGATGCTGCTGAACGGAGATCCATCTTTAAACAGAGAGCTGCTTCGCTAGAGGAGAAACCTCGCTACTCTCAAAAGGTTCAAGATATTGAAAACAAGTTCACGGAAGAGCTCCAGCGCATCAAAAAACTTGTTGGGAAACCTCATCTGAAAAAATCTTTCTCCACTGAACAGCTCACCCTGAAGGGGAGGCACCGCCAGCCTTTCAGAAAAATTGAACCAATTCCTCCTCAAGTCCTACAGAAACTGCAAGAAAGGGAACGCATGCAGTGGGAAAAGGAGCAGAGGGAGAAGGAACTGAGTCAACTACAAATGCAGCAACAACAGCAGGAACTGTATCAATATCAACCCCAAAAGACAATAACTGGCTCAACAGCTATAACAACAGGGAGATTTAGAGATGTCCCAGGGCCCCCAGAGTCGGTACAGTTATCAGAGCTGCCAGGGCAACGGTACATCAGGGAATTGCACAGAGTAAGTCCAGTAACAGAAATAGTTCCAAGGTCATCTTCACCAGCATTACATCAACAACAAAGGGCAAAGTCACCCAATGTCACAATGACACTGCGTAAGGTTGAACGAAGGCCCCCAAGTCCACTTGTTCAGAGAGTATCTCGAATTCAAGAATACCCACACATCCAAGAGCCCGACTCAACAGGAAAAACACCAGTTGAGGAAGCATTAAGAAAAATTGAAAACAGACCTGAAAGTCCTCTGGTACAGAAAAGGCCTGTCATTATGCAAGATCATGCTCTTCAACCTCGCCCAAAATCCCCAAGAGTAACATCCATTACTCCCACAGAGGACATGATGGAAGTGGAGGTGTCCAAACCAGTATCAAATTTAAAGGTCCCCACGATTATTGTCGAAGATGAAAGAATGGATGAGGACGTCCCTGCAAAGACAAAAGAGTCCAAGCAGATGAGTGCCAAGGAGGGAAAACCTTTGaagacaaaaggaaaaaaccGACGTCCTCGTCCTCTGTCTCCAGAGTTAG ATTCCTCAGATGATTCTTATATGTCTGCTGGAGAAGACCCAATGGAGGCTCCCGTGTTTGAGTTTACCCTTCAGAATACTGTAGCATCTGCTGGTGCAGATGTGCTACTAAAAACCATAATTGTTGGAACCCCATCTCCGGAAG TTACCTGGACAAAAGACAACATAGACATCACAGGCATGCTAAATTACCTGGTCAAAGTGGAGGGTGAACGACATAGTCTGCTGATAAAATCAGTTAAAACAACTGACAGTGGAAAATACAGCGTAACTGCAGTTAATCAGGTGGGAAGAGCCACCAGCAGCGCCACTCTTACAGTTAAAGCAG ACTCTGTTCAGGAGCCAAAAGGAAGTCTGGGTCTGCCTATGGAAATCAGCAGCCCAATAACATCTGATGAAGAGTATCTAAGTCCTTTGGAGGAAGTTATGGACTTTGGAGTTCAAGAGCCAAGACAAACTATTGACGCAAGATTCAGAGAACCTCCTGCTTTTCTG GCAACAATGACAAATCAAGCTGTCACTGAAGGACAGGAAGTCACCATGTCTGTTCGAATTACAGGACAACCCAAACCCATGCTTTATTG GCTGAGGGACAGAGTCACGGTGAAAACAGATGCCCGTCACATCGTACGGGAGACCTCAGACGGCACCTTTGCGATGACGATCAGGTCTGCAGTGAGATCTGACTCTGGAGTTTACACGTGTCGGATCATTAATGAGTATGGGACGAAGCAGTGTGACGCAAGACTGGATATTAAAG cTCCACCAGTTGAGCTGAGTCTGTCCGTCATCCGCCCGCTGAGGGACATCACAGCGAAGGCCGGAGAGACAGTGTTATTTGAGTGTCACGTCATTGGACCGAACGACACTGATGTGGACTGGCTCGCGGATGGGAAACTGATCCAGCCCGCCTTGCTGAACTGTAAGATGCACTTCGATGGGAGGAAGTGCAGACTGCTGCTCAATTCTGTGCACGAGGACGACAGCGGGACGTACATGTGCAAGCTTAGCACAGCTAAAG AGGAAGTAACATCAAGTGGGAAACTCAAAGTCGTTCCGTCACTGGAGCCTCTGTTCACTCGGAAGCTGGATGTTCTGGAAGTGATTGAGGGTCGGAACGCTCGGTTTGACTGCAAAGTCAGCGGGACCCCGCCTCCTAAAGTCATCTGGAGCCACTTTG ACCAGCCCCTCATTGAAAGTGAAGACATTAGAATCGTCCAGGAGAGCGGCCGCCATTCTCTCATTATTTCCCATGTGACCAGCGATGATGAGGGTTTCTACACTATCAGAGCTCAAAACAGTCATGGAGAGGCCGAGAACTCTGCTGAACTCTACATACAAGAACCGCGACCAGCCATCTCCTCTCAGAT GGCCAAACTGGAGAAGATGCCATCCATCCCCGAGGAGCCTGAGGTCCCAGAGAATGAGGTGGAGCGCTTCACCATGCCTGACTTCATCAAGCCCCTCTACGACCTGGATGTGATCGAGGGAAAAGAGGCTGTACTTAAGTGCAAAGTGGCCGGTTTGCCGTACCCAACCATCGCCTGGTTCCACAACGGGAAGAGGATTGAAAGCACGGAGGACAGAAAGATGATGCAGT TCCGTGATGTGCACAGCCTGGTCATCCGCTCTGTGTGTCACGCTCACGGTGGAGTTTACAAAAGCGTGATCGCCAATAAGGTGGGAAAGGCCACCTGTTATGCACATCTCTATGTTACAG ATATTCTTCCTGATCCTCCTGATGGAACTCCAGTGATAGAGTCCATTACTGGGAAAACCATCACTTTGAGCTGGAAGAAACCCAGAAGGTTGGATCCTTCCATTG ATCCCAGCTCCCTGATGTATGCCATCCAACAGCAAGCGCTCGGCTCCATCCAGTGGATCATAATCACATCCGGCCTGAAAGAGACCACCTACACCATAGCCACCCTCTCCAAAGGTGTGCGCTACGCATTCAGGGTCCTGACCATCACCTCTAAAGCCTTCAGCAAACCCTCCCCAGCCACCGATCCGGTTCAGCTCCTGGACAGAG GTCCGTATCTTCAGGAAGCTCCAGTGATTATTGATAAACCTGACATTGTGTATGTGATTGAAAACCAGTCAGTCACCATCTCCATCACTCTTAATCATGTCAACACTGCAGTCACCTGGAAGAG GAAAGGAGTGACTCTGACCAACAAGCAGGGTCTGTATGAGATGGCGATGCCAGATGACGACCAGCACACACTAAAGCTGCTGAAAGTGAAGGCTTTTGATGTCGGTGAGTTGACCTTTGTGGCCACCAATGAGTTTGGAAGCGACAGCTGCAGCTTCAGCGTGGAGACGGCCG CTACACCAACATTTGAGACGATCATGGAAGACCTGGACGTTTGTGCCGGGGAGACTCCTCGCTTTGCTGTGGTTGTGGAGGGAAAACCTGTCCCTGACATCCTCTGGTTCAAG GGGGACATCTTGCTGTCAGAGAGCAGTCACTACACCTTCGTCTATGACGACAATGAATGCTCCCTGGTGATCCTAAATGCCCATCCCGAGGACTCCGGGGTGTACACCTGTACCGCCCGAAACCTGGCAGGATCTGTGTCTTGTAAAGCTGAACTCACTGTTCATGAGG CTAAGAGGAAGGAGGAACCAATGGATGATGAGGAGAGTATTCTGAGGAAGATGCGCAGACTGACTGATTACTATGACATCCATAAAGAAATTGGAAG GGGTGCATTTTGCTATGTGAAACGAGTAAAACAGAAGGCAACCAAAATGGAGTACGCTGCAAAATTCATCTCGACTCGAGCCAAGAAGAAGGCATCTGCTCTGAGAGAGATGAGACTGCTGTCCAAGCTGGACCACCAGAGGGTCCTTTATTTCCATGACGCGTTTGAGAAGAAGAACACAGTCATCATCATCACAGAGAT ATGCCATGAGGAGCTGCTGGACAGATTTACCAGGAAGTCTACGATCCTGGAGTCTGAT GTGCGTTCATGTGTACGGCAGCTGCTAGAAGGAGTGGACTACCTACATCATCTGAACATCATTCACCTTGACATAAAG CCTGATAACATCCTCATGGCAGATCTCCAAAGTGATCACATCCGTTTATGTGATTTCGGCAACTCTGTGGAGGTCACCCCTGATGAGGCTCAGTACTGCAAATACGGCACACCCGAATTTATTGCACCAGAAATCGTCGACCAGACGCCTGTTTCAAAAGCTACGGACATATG GCCTGTAGGGGTTATAGCGTACCTGTG CTTGACTGGAATCTCCCCGTTTGCCGGACAGAGTGACCGCAGCTCCGTTCTAAACATCAGGAACTACAACGTGGCTTTTGAGGAGAACATGTTTGCTGATCTTTGCCGAGAGGCTAAAGGCTTCATCATCAAGCTGCTGGTAGCAGACAGGCT GAGACCTGACACTCAGGAATGTCTGCGGCACCCTTGGTTCAAG ATACTAAGCAAGGGTAAGGCCATCAGCACAGAGGGCCTGAAGAAGTTTGCTTCTCGCAGAAAATGGCAG CGTTCCATAATCAGCTATAAGTCAAAAATGGTCATGAGATCCATACCTGAGTTGCTGAATGATTCCTCGAGCCATATCTCCATTGCGGTTCCAAGGCACCAGAAAGAGGGCTCACCTCTGCCATCTTCATCTTCTGATTCAGAAGAAGACATTGATGAACTTCCTTTTATTCCAATGCCTCTTAACATGGACTTCTCTGGATCAAGAATGTCACTCAATGACATTCAGAGCAATGAGCAGGAAACAGGAAAGGGGAACGAAAAAGGTCAGTGGTCTGGTCCACCTTCCCACCCCCAGGAGGCAATGGAGTGGGACTCTCAGGAGCAGGAAACAGTAAGAGGAGAGGCAAGAGGGAAAGGCCACCTTTGGAAGCGACCATCGGAAGACAACGACAAAGGTTTCTCAGAAGAATCACCTGCTGAACTGATTCAAAAATCAGAACTATCAAGAAAACCCCTCAAAAGAGGATCGAGCATGGAGTCTGACAAGGCAGAAGGAGGCCGACAAAGAGGGGAACTACGGCGTGGTGGTTCAGCTGACAGTGCTTTGCTGCTCCGGATTACACCAGAGGAAGGAGCTGGAGAAGAAAACCCTGAGGAAGGAAGGAGAGTCCTAAAGAAAGCCGTCTCCATGGAGCTACCGAGGAGGAGCACCAGCCCAGGAACTGCAAAGATGAGTCAGGAAGACTACGCTCTGAAACTGGAGTTGATGAGACAGCGACTTCTTCGTGGTGGATCTGTAGACAACAAGATGAGCGGCCTGAGAGGACCTCTTCTAGAAACATTAGGCATGGGAGATGACAAACGAGCAATATCTTTAGATCGCTACTCTCGCACTGCTCGTCTGGGCCCACCTCCTCTTACCAGAGCTGCATCCAGTGACTTTGCAAAGGATGAAGTTCCCAAACCTAAAGTTCTACGTAAAAGCACTTCTTTCAGCCAAGGGGATTCAGAACCCATAGCTTTACATCGCAGATCAGGAGCACCTCTGGAGATTCCTGTTGCACAAGTAGCAGAAAGGAGGCTTAAAGAAGCTATTTCCATGTCAGCTCTAACTGAGCAAACCAAGCTAGACTCCCGTCCAGAGACTCCCAGGgaatcttctccaaaaccaccaactccaGAGCCTGTTGTGCAAGAAACTCAATCCAAAACAGAGAGTCAGGATTCACTGATGGAGAAAGAGACTCGAACAGATGAGAGTGtaaatgagaagatggatggactgaCTGCAGACAGTAATTTTGATGAAAGGTCGAGTACAAGTGGATTCTCAGAGAAAGACATGAGTATTTCAGAGGAACCTTTGACGGAAGCAGATAATGTGGGCCAGAGAATTCACACACCTCCTGACATGGCCCTCAGCTCtcgagaagaagaaaaaatgcaGGAGGaaatagaaagagagagaaaggagcACAAAGAAAGTCAAGAGTTTTCAAGAAAAGACTATGCAGTTGAGTCAAAAGCTAAAGAAAATGTAGAAGAGAAGACCAGTACCCCAATAAAGTCTTCTGAGATGGTCATAAgcaccagctcagttatggtgaAACCAACACAAGAACTTTACCAGCCCCCTGGCACTGTTACATCAACATATATAGCGCCCTCACTTCCTGCCCGAGTTGTTCTTCCAGATGGAAGAATGTCAGCTTATGCCAGCATTATGCAGACCATCATAGTTCCTTCCCTTCAGCCGCTCAATGAGGCACCTCTAGCCCCTTCTACTCCAGTTATGGTTCCAGTCACTACTTCAGCCTCAGGCACAGCTCAGACATCTTCACCAGAGAGCACATCATCCAACTTACCTGGTTCACCAAAGCCGATCCTCATGTCAACCACCAAGCACCCTGCGGTCTACTCCAGGGTAGCATCACCAGAAATGATCACCAAAGAACCCAGTCCACCAAAGATCGCTACGCAAACATCATCCCAGCAAGATCTCTCAGCTGGAGCTGATTTAGAAGACATGACCTCTGAAGAGGTTTTTGAGGCACGCTTCAAAAAACGTGAATCTTCCCTCTCAAGAAGTCTGAAATTTCTCTCAAGGTCAAAGAATGAAGATAGACTGCCGGCCATCCAGGCTGCAGCTGATACATCTGAAGAGATATATAGACCTGGGCCAATTGGTGCACCATTACAGTTGGCCTCAAGGAGACTTGAGGAAAAGTCCAAGTCGGTCCAGGACCTTCGTGAAGCTCAAAAGGATCAAGGTTTCATGAGAAGGCTCTCTATGCGCTTGAAGAGAACTCCATCAACAGAGCGTACTGATGAAGTATTGAAAGAAGAGGATTCAGTTGGTTCAAGACGTAGGCTCTCTTGGACTCTTGGCAGACGGGGTTCTCAGGAAAAGAAAGAGGTAGAGATGACgaggatggatggagaaggTGATAAGCCAGTGGAAGAAAAGGAGCTGAAGAAACCCAATGAATCACCAGTGTTGGCGATGCGCAGGAAGATTGAATCAACTATGGCAGGAATCTCCACAAGAATTCGCAGTTACTCGGAAGAGAGACGAGCAGCGGAAGATAAGGAAACGAAAAGAACACCAATTCTTTCAATACTTCGTCGGTCAACCTCAGAGAGTCGAGCTATGAAGGCTAGCACTTTTCCTCAGAACCAGCTGGCATCCCAGGCCAGTAATGGGGCCTCATCTGAGTCACTTGACTCAATGTCCAGCCTAAAATCAGAAACATCAAAGG GTATGGAAGTTGAGCAGAGATCTAGATGGGATCGATGGGGCTTGACCAGAGGGAAACGAGAAAAAACAGTATCACAGCCTGACATACCGACCGCAATCTCCCGAGACAACAGTTCCTTACGTTCACGCCAGTACTCCAAGTTAGCTTCTG ATTTTCCTCCAGTATTCCATATCAAGCTCAGAGATCATGTCCTTCTGGAGGGTGACCCAGTAACCCTCAGCTGTCTGCCAGCTGGAAGCCCACATCCACACATCACCTGGTTAAAAG ACAAGAAGCCTTTAAAAATTGATGCCAGAATGAATATGATTTCCTGCCCTGATGGCCGACAGCTGCTGATGATCATGCAAACCACCAAAAAAGATGCTGGGGTGTATGAATGTGCTGCTACAAACCCCCTGGCCTCTGTATCCAGCTCCTGCACTATATCCCTCGCTC GCCTGCCTAATTGTCCTGGGACCCCAGAGATTCCTCAGAAATATAACAACACAGCTTTGGTGGTGTGGCGTCCCTCTGACACAATGGCCCCTTGCACATACTCTCTTGAGAGGAGAGCAAAAG GTGAAAGCAACTGGCTAATAGTTGCAACTGGAGTGGCTGACTGTTACTACAATGTGACCGACTTGCCAGCAGGGGGCGCCTTCAGGTTCAGGGTGGCTTGTGTCAACAAAGCTGGTCAGGGCCCCTACAGCAACCTGTCAGACGTTGTGACTCTGGATCCCACAG AACCAACAAAATCCAGTGCCTCTGTTGTTGTCAAGACTGTTCCTGTCACAAGTCCTCCACCCCCTGTGGTAATGATGTCGTCCATGAAAGTGCCTCCCATTAAACCAGCTCCCAGTAAATCCACAACCGTGACTTCAGGGCCAGCTCCTGCTTCATCATTGGCTAAATCTCCCTCTCCTGTAACCATTAAGCCAGTTGCACAGGTCAGCGCCGGCCAACCTGCAGGAACTATGCCCATCACCCCACCCTCTGTTGAACAAGCTCCAGTTCAGACCCCAGTCACTCCAGTCACATCACCGAAAGCCAAGACCTCGATCAGCATCAGTGTGAGCAAAACTCAAGCGAAGCTGGCACCTCCACCTGTTGTTCCACCCAAACCCCAGAGTCCTGTACTTACATTAACCTCCATGACTAACAAACCACCTTCTCCTGTATCAATGTCTGCTCCTCCTATCGGGAAGCCTATTTCCTCTCTGCCGAAGTACGTTCCAGCTGCGACATCTCGTTTTACCCCTCCTTCTCAAGTTGCTTCCACTCCAGCGACTACAGAGTCCTCAGTCACTCCCGTGATGATTTCCCCTCCCGTTGTGATAGTGCAGAGCCTGACACCAGTTCTACAGGGAGGGGACAGTCACAGTACCCCTACTGGACGTACTACCCCATCCGGGCGGCTTACACCTTCTGGACGCAGGACCCCACTGGGCAAACCTGGGGAGGGATCTTTACGCCAGGGAGTTCCACAGAAACCTTACACCTTTATGGATGAGAAAGCAAG GGGTCGGTTTGGTGTTATCCGGGAGTGTCGTGAGAATGCTACCGGCAACCTCTTCATGGCAAAGATTGTTCCCTATGAGGTAGACACTAAACAGGCAGTGCTTCAGGAGTATGACATCCTCAAATCCCTTCACCATGACAGGATTATGGCTCTACACGAGGCCTATGTCACGCCACGCTACCTGGTGCTCATCTCTGAGTACTGCAGTGGGAGGGAGTTGCTCTACAGCCTCATAGATAG GTTTCGTTACTCTGAGGATGATGTGGTGACTTACATCGTGCAGATCCTTCAGGGTCTAGACTACCTCCATGCTCGCCGCATCCTGCACCTGGACATCAAGCCAGAGAATATTATTGTGACACACATGAATCTCATCAAGATAATCGACTTTGGAAGTGCTCAGACATACAACCCTCTCTTCCTCAAGCAGTTCAGCCCTCCTATCGGAACATTGGAGTACATGT CTCCAGAGATGTTGAAAGGAGACGTTGTGGGTCCTCCAGCTGACATCTGGAGTGTGGGAGTAATGACTTTCATCAT GTTGAGTGGCAGGTCGCCTTTCATGGAAAATGATCCTCAGGAGACTGAAGCCAGGATCCTGGCAGCCAAGTTTGACCTCTCTAAGCTCTACCAGAATGTGTCCCAAAGTGCCTCCTTGTTCCTAAAAAAGATCCTCTGTAGCTACCCCTG GGCCCGCCCCTCAATCAAGGACTGCTTCAGTAACTCCTGGCTTCAAGATGCCTACCTGATGCGCCTTCGCAGGCAGACTCTCACCTTTACAACCACTCGTCTCAAGGAATTGTTAGCTGACCAGCAGCGGCAGCGGCAGGAGGTGGCCACCAAGCATAAAGTCCTACTTCGGTCCTACCAGAGCTCGCCACAAACACCCACCAGCCCCACCATGCCAACTGTGCCCATGTCAGCCTCCACACCTGTCACACAGTGA